One region of Oryza sativa Japonica Group chromosome 10, ASM3414082v1 genomic DNA includes:
- the LOC4348234 gene encoding uncharacterized protein, which produces MEFGGVLQLWNEWGVQMLVLASFALQVFLLIFGGIRRHSSSSVLMFFLWSAYLLADSTAIYTLGHLSVDGRSDEHELVAFWAPFLLLHLGGPDNITAYALEDNTLWLRHLQTLAVQVLGAVYVIYTYIVGSGTDLLMASVSMFIAGLLKYGERIWALKCGNISSIRSSISTRKFKTDPYELLALGTSEEELLLGAHSQFDICKGVFADIIMLPNPSLLSRSKRRSVISYLGMDLYKLVEMELSLMYDFLYTKAAVIHTWYGFCIHFVSLFGTATTFLLFQLIISSSRGDGYSREDVVISYVLLVGALVLEIISVCRAVLSTWTCSLMHRRGRAWEWPLHIITSFSRRVHPASRRLWSGSIGQYNLFHLCARNTNEIGSRLATRLGLQDWWNMMHFSGTFSNTGSFSIQDLKKLVLQALEEKERALQYKDTDLNSRGSFILKSMKAYDDFARWSVNIDFDESILVWHIATELYIRRSKARHAKELVEATEVLSNYMMFLLVVKPNMLPGAARHNIHLPSCEQIEGHCRMGFGGEKDNPVAASPISWNPYCMLKELLHHDGPSCSSIPRREKLAEIVWSFCQFALGSVKAPNPHGESIRDSANMYSVLLANELLGIESRWCEQRDTLELILGVWVEMLLYAANHCSQESHARQLSNGCEFITIVSLLAHHFKYYSGASRGADELYESNPSMRTVRSWSRSLS; this is translated from the exons ATGGAATTCGGAGGGGTATTGCAGTTGTGGAATGAATGGGGGGTACAGATGCTGGTCCTAGCAAGCTTCGCGTTGCAGGTGTTCCTCCTCATCTTCGGAGGGATCCGGCGGCACAGCTCCTCCTCCGTGCTGATGTTCTTCCTCTGGTCGGCGTACCTGCTGGCCGACTCCACGGCGATATACACCCTGGGCCACCTCTCCGTCGACGGCAGGTCCGACGAGCACGAGCTGGTGGCATTCTGGGCGCCgttcctcctgctgcacctcgGTGGCCCAGACAACATCACCGCATACGCGCTCGAGGACAACACGCTTTGGTTGCGCCACCTGCAGACTCTCGCCGtgcag GTTCTAGGAGCTGTGTATGTGATTTACACATACATTGTCGGCAGCGGGACCGATCTTCTGATGGCCTCAGTCTCGATGTTCATCGCCGGACTTCTCAAGTACGGCGAGAGGATATGGGCGCTCAAATGCGGCAACATCAGCAGTATCCGCAGCAGCATAAGCACCAGAAAGTTCAAGACTGACCCTTACGAGTTGCTGGCATTGGGTACCAGCGAAGAGGAGCTGCTGCTTGGAGCCCACTCCCAATTCGACATCTGCAAAGGCGTCTTTGCCGATATCATAATGCTGCCAAATCCGTCGCTCCTCTCGCGATCCAAACGGCGATCGGTGATATCCTACCTGGGGATGGATCTGTACAAGCTGGTGGAGATGGAGCTGTCCCTGATGTACGACTTCCTCTACACCAAGGCAGCGGTGATCCACACATGGTACGGCTTCTGCATCCATTTCGTCTCGTTGTTCGGCACGGCCACCACGTTCCTGCTGTTCCAGCTgatcatcagcagcagcagaggagaTGGGTACAGCAGAGAGGATGTGGTCATCAGCTATGTGCTGCTGGTTGGGGCCTTGGTCCTGGAGATCATATCAGTGTGCAGGGCTGTGCTATCCACCTGGACATGTTCTCTGATGCACCGGAGGGGCAGGGCATGGGAGTGGCCTCTCCACATTATCACATCCTTTAGCCGCCGTGTCCACCCGGCAAGCCGGAGACTCTGGTCAGGCTCAATTGGGCAGTACAATCTGTTCCACCTTTGCGCCCGCAACACGAACGAGATTGGGAGTAGGTTGGCAACCAGATTGGGGCTCCAGGACTGGTGGAACATGATGCACTTCTCGGGCACCTTCTCGAATACCGGCTCTTTCTCAATACAAGATCTCAAGAAACTGGTTTTGCAAGCACTGGAAGAGAAAGAGCGAGCGCTGCAATACAAGGATACCGACCTGAACTCCAGGGGCAGCTTCATACTCAAGAGTATGAAGGCCTATGACGACTTTGCCCGATGGAGCGTCAACATCGACTTCGACGAGAGCATCCTTGTTTGGCACATCGCGACCGAGCTGTACATCCGGAGATCCAAGGCCAGGCACGCGAAAGAGCTCGTTGAGGCTACCGAGGTGCTGTCCAATTACATGATGTTTCTGCTGGTGGTGAAGCCCAACATGCTGCCCGGTGCTGCACGACACAACATACATCTCCCCTCCTGTGAACAGAtagaagggcattgtcgtatggGCTTTGGTGGTGAGAAGGATAACCCGGTGGCGGCATCGCCCATAAGCTGGAACCCATACTGTATGCTCAAGGAATTGCTCCACCATGATGGCCCTAGTTGCTCAAGTATCCCACGGAGGGAGAAGCTCGCGGAGATCGTGTGGAGTTTCTGCCAATTCGCACTG GGATCAGTAAAGGCACCAAATCCACACGGCGAATCCATCCGCGACAGTGCAAACATGTACTCGGTGTTGCTCGCCAACGAGCTTCTCGGCATCGAGTCGCGGTGGTGTGAGCAGCGTGACACCTTGGAACTCATCCTAGGGGTGTGGGTGGAGATGTTGCTGTACGCTGCGAACCATTGCAGCCAGGAGTCGCATGCCAGGCAGCTCAGCAATGGCTGCGAGTTCATCACCATCGTGTCGTTACTAGCACACCACTTCAAGTACTACTCTGGAGCATCCAGGGGCGCGGACGAGCTGTATGAGAGTAACCCTTCAATGAGAACGGTGAGAAGTTGGTCTAGATCCCtttcttaa
- the LOC9268466 gene encoding uncharacterized protein — MLLLRHHPASLRRRVRLDSAIHRLAMSTAASASAPPASSAASDYHCRTKHSLTAGYARGPGRLDWANQPNPFLRFSPPSQIPLPNPPPGIAGIPYPSLFHSPPPPPSPQPLSVDSLSALLFHSLALSAWKSAGVSTWSLRVNPSSGNLHPTEAHLLFEHPRDPGRLVVSHYAPRDHLLEVRSAAPLADFPALLPPPATAVLALSSIFWRESWKYGERALRYCNHDVGHALAAVAVAAAALGWDVRLLDGLSDEDLGYLVGVEKGAPPPPDGLPDKMVRGKAPWVERQHPDCAVLLFPAGSEPKVDYGVMSAALRGLDRLEWVGKANALSKDHVVWDVIYHTAEAVKKHGPAPGESFSVNPWRRNAALSDDLYKELTVQEVVRRRRSAVDMDGVHVMGRDTFYQIMLHCLPSGDVSPEELQGPPSALPFRVLPWDAEVHATLFVHRVSELPKGLYFLVRNEEHFDMLRRAMRQDFEWERPEGCPDGLPLYRLMKGDCQQIAMQISCFQDIASHGCFSLGMIARFELVLHEKGEWMYPRLFWETGVLGQVLYLEAHAVGISATGIGCYFDDAVHEVLGLKDLEFQSLYHFTVGAPVLDKRIMSLPAYPGPGIDA, encoded by the exons atgctcctcctccgccaccaccccgcctccctccgccgccgcgtccgtctCGACTCCGCCATCCATCGCCTCGCCATGTCGaccgccgcgtccgcctccgcgccgccggcctcctccgcggCCTCCGACTACCACTGCCGCACCAAGCACAGCCTCACCGCCGGCTACGCGCGCGGGCCTGGCCGCCTCGACTGGGCCAACCAGCCCAACCCCTTCCTCCgcttctcccctccctcccaaatcCCGCTCCCCAACCCGCCGCCGGGGATCGCCGGTATCCCCTACCCGTCGCTGttccactcgccgccgccgccgccgtcgccgcagccgcTCTCCGTCGACTCCCTCTCCGCGCTGCTGTTCCACTCCCTCGCCCTCTCGGCGTGGAAGTCCGCCGGCGTCTCCACCTGGTCCCTCCGCGTCAACCCCAGCAGCGGCAACCTCCACCCCACCGAGGCGCACCTCCTGTTCGAGCACCCGCGGGACcccggccgcctcgtcgtctCCCACTACGCGCCGCGCGACCACCTCCTCGAGGTTCGCTCCGCGGCGCCCCTCGCCGACTTCCCGgcgctcctgccgccgccggccaccgcggtCCTGGCGCTGTCGTCCATCTTCTGGAGGGAGTCCTGGAAGTACGGCGAGCGGGCGCTGCGATACTGCAACCACGACGTGGGCCAcgcgctggcggcggtggcggtggccgcggcggcgctaggctggGATGTTCGGTTGCTTGATGGGTTGTCCGATGAGGACCTTGGGTATCTGGTGGGGGTGGAGAAAGgagccccccctccccctgaTGGCTTGCCTGACAAAATGGTGAGGGGCAAGGCACCATGGGTGGAGCGGCAGCATCCCGATTGCGCGGTTCTTCTGTTTCCGGCTGGCTCAGAGCCAAAGGTGGATTATGGAGTGATGAGTGCGGCATTGAGGGGATTGGATAGATTGGAGTGGGTTGGGAAGGCTAATGCCCTTAGCAAGGATCATGTGGTGTGGGATGTGATATACCACACGGCGGAGGCGGTCAAGAAGCACGGTCCTGCTCCAGGGGAGAGCTTCTCTGTGAATCCATGGCGGAGGAACGCAGCGTTATCTGATGATCTCTATAAGGAACTGACAGTGCAGGAGGTGGTGCGGCGCCGGAGGAGTGCGGTGGACATGGATGGCGTGCATGTGATGGGCAGGGACACATTTTATCAGATAATGTTGCATTGCCTTCCGTCAGGTGACGTTTCTCCAGAGGAGCTGCAGGGACCTCCAAGTGCTCTGCCATTTCGTGTCTTGCCATGGGACGCAGAAGTGCATGCCACGTTGTTTGTGCACCGTGTCTCAGAGCTGCCCAAGGGATTGTATTTCTTGGTGAGGAATGAGGAGCATTTTGATATGTTGCGGCGTGCCATGAGGCAGGACTTTGAGTGGGAACGACCTGAGGGGTGCCCTGATGGCCTCCCATTGTACAGGCTGATGAAAGGGGATTGCCAGCAGATTGCAATGCAGATATCCTGCTTTCAG GACATTGCCTCACATGGATGTTTTAGCCTAGGGATGATTGCTAGATTTGAGCTTGTGCTACATGAGAAAGGCGAATGGATGTATCCACGTTTGTTTTGGGAGACTGGTGTTCTTGGTCAAGTTCTTTACCTTGAGGCCCATGCTGTTGGAATATCTGCGACAGGGATTGGTTGCTACTTTGATGATGCTG TTCATGAGGTACTTGGCTTAAAAGACTTGGAGTTCCAAAGCCTGTATCATTTTACAGTGGGTGCACCTGTACTTGACAAGCGGATCATGAGTCTTCCTGCATACCCAGGACCAGGGATTGATGCATGA
- the LOC9270974 gene encoding protein DETOXIFICATION 16, protein MKAAAMEEPLIAGSSGGAAEKNGGEEEGLVVTEIKKQLYLAGPLVVGMLLQNVVQMISVMFVGHLGELALSSASMATSFAGVTGFSLLAGMASSLDTLCGQAFGAKQHHMLGVYKQRAMLVLALVSVPIAAVWAFTGEILLVVGQDPEIAAGAGSYIRWMIPTLFVYGPLQCHVRFLQTQSAVVPVMLSAGATAANHVLVCWLLVHRLGLGAKGAALANAVSFLTNLSVLAIYVRLSPACRRTWTGFSGEAFRDVLGFLRLAVPSALMVCMEWWSFELLVLLSGLLANPKLETAVLSICLNTNSFAFMVPLGLGAAISTRVSNELGAGRPQAARLATRVVMLLAFLVGTSEGLVMVIVRNLWGYAYSNEEEVADYIAKMMPILAVSILFDAIQCVLSGVVRGCGRQQIGAFINLGAYYLAGIPVAFFFAFVCHLGGMGLWFGILCGLVVQMLLLLTITLCTNWDKEALKAKDRVCSSSLPKDLAT, encoded by the exons atgaaggcggcggcgatggaggagccGCTCATCGCCGGCAgcagtggcggcgcggcggagaagaacggcggcgaggaggaggggttgGTGGTGACCGAGATCAAGAAGCAGCTGTACCTCGCCGGGCCGCTCGTCGTCGGCATGTTGCTGCAGAACGTCGTCCAGATGATTTCCGTCATGTTCGTCGGCCACCTCGGCGAGCTCGCCCTCTCCAGCGCCTCCATGGCCACCTCCTTCGCCGGCGTCACCGGCTTCAGCTTGCTG GCTGGCATGGCGAGCAGCCTGGACACGCTGTGCGGCCAGGCGTTCGGCGCGAAGCAGCACCACATGCTCGGCGTGTACAAGCAGCGGGCGATGCTGGTGCTCGCGCTGGTGAGCGTCCCGATCGCGGCGGTCTGGGCCTTCACCGGCGagatcctcctcgtcgtcggccagGACCCGGAGATCGCGGCGGGCGCCGGGAGCTACATCCGGTGGATGATCCCGACGCTGTTCGTCTACGGGCCGCTGCAGTGCCACGTCCGGTTCCTGCAGACGCAGAGCGCCGTCGTGCCGGTGATGCTCTCcgccggcgcgacggcggcgaaccacGTGCTCGTCTGCTGGCTGCTCGTGCACAGGCTCGGGCTGGGCGCCAAGGGCGCCGCGCTCGCCAACGCCGTCTCCTTCCTCACCAACCTCTCCGTGCTGGCCATCTACGTCAGGCTCTCGCCGGCGTGCCGCCGCACCTGGACCGGCTTCTCCGGCGAGGCGTTCCGCGACGTCCTCGGCTTCTTGAGGCTCGCCGTGCCTTCTGCGCTCATGGTCTG CATGGAGTGGTGGTCGTTTGAGCTCCTGGTGCTGCTCTCCGGTCTTCTGGCAAATCCCAAGCTTGAGACGGCCGTTCTGTCCATATG CTTGAACACAAACTCTTTCGCCTTCATGGTGCCACTTGGACTTGGTGCTGCCATAAG TACGCGCGTGTCGAATGAGCTCGGAGCTGGGCGACCGCAGGCGGCACGCTTGGCGACCCGTGTTGTGATGCTCCTGGCGTTCTTGGTAGGAACTTCAGAAGGCCTCGTGATGGTTATTGTGCGCAATCTCTGGGGATATGCGTACAGCAATGAGGAGGAAGTGGCAGATTATATAGCTAAGATGATGCCTATTCTTGCTGTGTCCATCCTGTTCGATGCAATTCAGTGTGTTCTGTCAG GTGTTGTTAGGGGCTGTGGACGACAACAGATTGGTGCTTTCATCAACCTAGGGGCTTATTACCTGGCTGGCATACCTGTAGCATTCTTTTTCGCCTTTGTCTGCCATCTAGGAGGAATG GGGCTATGGTTTGGAATATTGTGCGGATTAGTGGTGCAGATGCTTTTGCTTCTCACCATCACCTTGTGCACCAACTGGGATAAAGAA GCACTGAAGGCGAAGGATAGAGTTTGCAGTTCTTCACTTCCTAAAGACTTGGCAACATGA
- the LOC107276274 gene encoding classical arabinogalactan protein 9 has protein sequence MARIVLVVAFAAVVVVQAAMAQRPGMPPAVVPPSLPTTTPPAPTVVAPPLPTTPPPAVVAPSPPLPPLTPPPAIVPPALPPPPPLPAIVVPPALPPTPAIAVPPALPPIPAIVPPSLPPTPEANLPCVAELAPCSEFYRNATAKPTGACCAPLKKAYESELGCLCSVLTNPAMAATVGVDTKKGLDLFGRCDVKVPADVCSSHAPAPAPASSPPTASPNSDSSAAPHGAQWMVYSSFFSILLVAMSIPV, from the exons ATGGCGCGAATTGTCTTGGTCGTTGCTTttgcagccgtcgtcgtcgtccaggcCGCCATGGCACAGAGGCCAGGGATGCCGCCGGCCGTTGTTCCTCCTTCtctgccgacgacgacgccgcccgcgccgaccgTCGTCGCTCCTCCTCTGccaacgacgccgccgccggccgtcgttgccccttctcctcctctgccgccgctgacgccgccgccggccattgTCCCCCCTgctctaccgccgccgccgccgctgccggccatcGTCGTTCCACCGGCTCTGCCGCCGACGCCTGCCATTGCTGTTCCTCCTGCCCTGCCGCCGATCCCGGCCATCGTTCCTCCTTCCCTGCCGCCGACGCCAGAGGCGAACCTGCCGTGCGTGGCGGAGCTGGCGCCGTGCTCCGAGTTCTACCGGAACGCGACGGCGAAGCCCACGGGCGCGTGCTGCGCGCCGCTGAAGAAGGCGTACGAGAGCGAGCTGGGATGCCTGTGCTCCGTGCTGACGAACCCGGCGATGGCCGCCACCGTCGGCGTCGACACGAAGAAGGGGTTGGATCTGTTCGGGCGCTGCGACGTCAAGGTTCCCGCCGACGTGTGCAGCAGCCATGCGCCTGCTCCTG cTCCAGCCAGCAGTCCTCCCACAGCGT CTCCAAACTCAGACAGCAGTGCCGCTCCTCATGGTGCCCAGTGGATGGTATATTCGAGCTTCTTCAGCATCCTCCTTGTGGCTATGTCCATTCCTGTGTAA